The following proteins come from a genomic window of Diorhabda carinulata isolate Delta chromosome X, icDioCari1.1, whole genome shotgun sequence:
- the LOC130902132 gene encoding KRAB-A domain-containing protein 2-like — MLTAWMNDNDTNKWSDGLSFVQFAKNTTYHERIRQSLKEAMFGVKAKRGIASSFLPGEQIANIETEEQLEEIANTSETEEQLEETVNASKKKLSGGHTKNHIPKKNIEEDLQPTTSSHQILTEKHELISTKRAAARENLLLQATKMLQTSQKQFPLAQIGDNVRIQVPDVDRGRTDSRNVLAVVVEIRLL; from the coding sequence ATGCTAACTGCATGGATGAACGATAACGATACAAATAAATGGTCAGATGGTTTATCCTTTGTTCAATTTGCCAAGAACACTACATACCACGAACGAATACGCCAAAGTCTTAAAGAAGCCATGTTTGGCGTTAAAGCAAAAAGAGGCATAGCATCGTCTTTTTTGCCTGGCGAACAAATCGCAAATATTGAAACTGAAGAACAACTAGAAGAAATTGCTAATACTTCTGAAACCGAAGAACAGCTTGAAGAAACTGTTAatgcttccaaaaaaaaattgagtggtGGTCATACCAAAAACCATattccaaagaaaaatattgaagaggACCTACAACCTACAACGTCTTCACATCAAATTCTGACTGAAAAACACGAGTTGATTTCTACAAAAAGAGCGGCCGCGAGAGAAAATCTTCTACTGCAAGCAACAAAAATGTTACAAACCTCACAAAAACAATTTCCTCTTGCTCAAATTGGTGATAATGTACGAATACAAGTCCCTGATGTCGACCGTGGTCGTACAGATAGCCGAAATGTGTTAGCGGTTGTTGTTGAAATCCGACTTCTATAA